The following are encoded in a window of Limibacter armeniacum genomic DNA:
- a CDS encoding OmpA family protein, protein MLKKAEAYVKSRQTLEAEKELQKLLSMEPDYGEAHYLLAYTYMMTRRDHQARKEYEEIIRCCGEDIRFSSVYFTLAQYEIRDGHYEKAKEYAENFLAKNKDPRTKREINAANKIIRISDFAIDAKQHPLDIVTHSLGDTVNQLEQQYFPVITADNETLFFTARNAMDDENLYECSWQGDHWSEPTEIKVLNTPYNEGTCSISADGKTIIFTSCERTRERDSYGSCDLFISRKIGGEWGKPQNMGLPVNSRYWESQPALSADGRKLYFVSDRPGGVGRKDIWVSTMDFDGNWSKPDNVGKPINTEGDDLSPFLHANGKTMYFASAGHLGFGGLDLFISEMDSTTWGEPKNLGYPLNDQQEQVSLYITADGKKAYYSKEVARQEDGITRSHITVFDLPSGMELSTPTGFVKGTVYDAKTKQPIKAYLELKELSSDELVSAVFSDPKHGDYLTVIPRGKQYGMYVSRPGYLFKTLSFDYRSQDTEGLEMDIYLDPIEKGKSITLNNIFFEHDSYALLDESKSELDHVVNFLKRNSDLNIEISGHTDNTGDKNHNKQLSMKRAETVVNYLKEHGIPAERMKSIGYGESKPLVPNDSEEHRAKNRRIEFSVI, encoded by the coding sequence ATGCTAAAAAAAGCTGAGGCCTATGTCAAATCACGGCAGACACTGGAAGCTGAAAAAGAGCTTCAGAAACTGTTAAGCATGGAGCCTGACTATGGAGAAGCACATTACCTACTTGCCTATACCTACATGATGACTCGTAGGGACCATCAGGCACGCAAAGAGTATGAAGAGATCATAAGGTGCTGTGGTGAAGATATCAGGTTTAGTTCAGTCTATTTCACCTTAGCTCAGTACGAGATCCGTGATGGCCACTATGAAAAAGCTAAAGAATATGCAGAGAACTTTCTGGCTAAAAACAAAGACCCTAGAACCAAGAGAGAAATAAACGCGGCTAATAAAATCATCAGGATTTCAGATTTTGCCATTGATGCGAAACAGCATCCACTAGATATTGTTACACACTCACTTGGCGACACTGTCAATCAGCTAGAGCAACAGTACTTCCCAGTCATTACAGCAGACAATGAAACATTATTTTTCACTGCTAGAAATGCCATGGATGATGAGAACCTTTACGAATGTAGCTGGCAGGGAGACCATTGGTCAGAACCTACCGAAATTAAAGTCTTAAATACCCCTTACAATGAAGGTACTTGCAGTATCTCTGCTGACGGAAAAACCATCATCTTCACTTCATGTGAAAGAACAAGGGAGCGTGACTCTTACGGTAGCTGTGACCTCTTTATAAGCCGAAAAATTGGAGGGGAATGGGGCAAGCCCCAAAATATGGGATTACCAGTCAATTCAAGATACTGGGAATCACAGCCTGCACTTTCCGCTGATGGCAGAAAGCTCTACTTTGTTTCTGACCGACCAGGAGGAGTTGGTAGAAAAGACATATGGGTTTCTACGATGGACTTCGATGGAAACTGGAGTAAACCGGACAATGTGGGAAAACCTATCAATACCGAAGGTGACGACTTATCACCGTTCCTTCACGCCAATGGAAAAACCATGTATTTCGCCTCAGCAGGACACCTTGGTTTTGGAGGGCTAGACCTCTTTATTTCAGAAATGGACTCTACCACATGGGGGGAACCAAAAAACTTAGGATACCCTCTTAATGACCAACAGGAACAAGTATCGCTTTACATCACTGCTGATGGCAAAAAAGCCTATTACTCTAAAGAAGTAGCCCGTCAGGAAGATGGTATTACCAGAAGCCATATCACTGTTTTTGACTTACCATCAGGCATGGAACTTAGTACTCCAACTGGGTTTGTAAAAGGAACTGTGTATGATGCTAAAACAAAACAGCCAATCAAGGCATATTTGGAACTGAAAGAACTAAGCTCTGACGAACTGGTATCTGCTGTATTCTCTGACCCTAAACATGGAGATTACCTGACTGTCATTCCAAGAGGCAAGCAATATGGCATGTATGTTTCAAGACCTGGCTATCTCTTTAAGACTTTGTCTTTTGACTATAGAAGTCAGGATACGGAAGGATTGGAAATGGACATTTACCTTGACCCAATTGAAAAAGGAAAGTCCATTACATTGAACAACATCTTTTTTGAGCACGACTCATACGCCTTGCTAGATGAATCCAAATCAGAGCTTGATCATGTAGTAAACTTTCTGAAACGCAACTCCGATTTGAATATTGAGATTAGCGGCCATACAGATAATACAGGTGATAAAAACCATAACAAGCAACTTTCCATGAAAAGGGCTGAAACAGTGGTTAATTACTTAAAAGAGCATGGTATTCCAGCAGAAAGAATGAAATCAATCGGTTATGGTGAGTCAAAACCATTGGTACCAAATGACTCTGAGGAACACCGCGCCAAAAACCGTAGAATCGAGTTCAGTGTAATTTGA
- the glgP gene encoding alpha-glucan family phosphorylase — protein MSRFEQFKHSYAYDPKYKTRVAYFSMEFAIDQPLKIYSGGLGFLAGSHMRSAYELRQNFIGIGVLWKYGYYDQIRKGNQEMDVLFQEKIYNFLEDTNIKFTIEVDGHPVWVTAKYLAPEVFNTVPMFFLTTDLPENDYLSQSISHKLYDADANAKVAQYILLGIGGAKLLDELEYNADIYHMNEAHALPSAFYLYSKYNSVEEVKKRLVFTTHTPEEAGNEKHEITLLDKMGYFCGKPLEEVRKVTGITGDMFAHSLAALRFSKIANGVSALHGEVSRQMWAKYDNICPIVSITNAQNARYWKDYQLYEAMEKGENERLITRKKYLKEKLFETVADQTGKVLDPNALTIVWARRFAAYKRADLITKDKERFERILASTERPIQIIWSGKPYPMDYGAVSIFNSLVHLAKKYKNLAVLVGYELKLSRKLKQGADIWLNNPRVPREASGTSGMTASMNGAINFSTNDGWIPEFASGENAFVIPRPDMSKPVHDQDNQDMNSLLEMLEETIIPMYYDKPEEWLRYMKNSMRDVLPFFDSGRMAQQYYEKVYNY, from the coding sequence ATGTCACGTTTCGAGCAATTCAAGCATTCTTATGCGTACGATCCAAAGTACAAAACGCGTGTTGCATACTTCAGCATGGAGTTCGCCATTGACCAACCTTTAAAAATCTACTCAGGTGGTCTTGGCTTTTTGGCTGGATCCCATATGAGAAGTGCTTATGAACTGAGACAAAACTTTATTGGTATCGGTGTACTTTGGAAGTATGGTTATTATGACCAAATCAGAAAAGGTAACCAAGAAATGGATGTGCTGTTCCAGGAAAAAATCTACAACTTCCTTGAGGATACAAACATCAAATTCACGATTGAAGTAGACGGACACCCAGTTTGGGTAACTGCCAAGTATTTGGCTCCTGAAGTCTTCAATACAGTACCAATGTTCTTCCTGACTACAGACCTTCCTGAGAACGACTACCTATCTCAGTCGATCAGTCACAAGCTGTATGATGCAGATGCTAACGCTAAGGTAGCACAGTATATCCTGTTGGGTATCGGTGGTGCAAAACTGCTTGACGAACTGGAATACAATGCGGATATCTACCACATGAATGAGGCTCACGCACTTCCTTCGGCTTTCTACTTGTACAGCAAGTATAACAGCGTGGAAGAGGTGAAAAAGAGATTGGTATTCACTACACACACTCCAGAGGAAGCAGGTAATGAAAAGCATGAGATCACACTGCTTGACAAGATGGGTTACTTCTGTGGTAAACCACTTGAGGAAGTTAGAAAAGTCACTGGCATCACGGGTGACATGTTTGCACACTCACTGGCTGCATTGAGATTCTCAAAAATTGCCAACGGCGTATCTGCCCTTCATGGTGAAGTATCAAGACAAATGTGGGCTAAGTATGACAACATCTGTCCGATCGTTTCAATTACCAATGCTCAAAATGCGCGTTACTGGAAAGATTACCAGCTGTACGAAGCAATGGAGAAAGGTGAAAACGAAAGACTGATTACCCGCAAGAAATACCTGAAAGAGAAACTGTTTGAAACAGTAGCTGACCAAACAGGTAAAGTTTTGGATCCGAATGCTCTGACTATTGTTTGGGCAAGACGTTTCGCTGCATATAAACGTGCTGACTTGATCACAAAAGACAAGGAGCGTTTCGAGCGAATCCTTGCAAGCACAGAAAGACCAATTCAGATCATCTGGTCAGGTAAGCCTTACCCAATGGACTACGGCGCTGTATCGATCTTCAATAGCCTGGTACACCTTGCTAAGAAATATAAGAACCTTGCAGTATTGGTAGGCTACGAATTGAAGCTTTCAAGAAAACTGAAACAAGGTGCAGATATCTGGTTGAACAACCCTCGTGTACCTAGAGAAGCTTCTGGTACTTCAGGTATGACAGCGTCTATGAATGGTGCTATCAACTTCTCAACTAACGATGGATGGATTCCTGAATTCGCTAGTGGTGAAAACGCATTCGTAATCCCTCGTCCGGATATGAGTAAGCCTGTTCATGATCAAGACAATCAGGATATGAACAGCTTATTGGAAATGTTGGAAGAGACCATCATTCCAATGTACTATGATAAGCCAGAAGAGTGGTTACGTTATATGAAAAACTCTATGCGTGATGTACTTCCATTCTTCGACTCAGGTCGTATGGCACAACAGTACTACGAAAAGGTATACAACTATTAA
- a CDS encoding GNAT family N-acetyltransferase: MNWHIKKFDELTNVELYKLLGARSEVFIVEQTCPYQDIDGKDFSAFHLYAESNGEIAAYVRILPQGISYNEASIGRVLVSQNFRKQALGKAVMQKAIEYMKVEMQEKNIRISAQEYLLKFYQDLGFKQVSAMYLEDDIPHIEMLWSYE; encoded by the coding sequence ATGAATTGGCATATCAAGAAATTCGATGAATTAACAAATGTAGAGCTTTATAAACTCCTCGGAGCAAGAAGTGAAGTCTTTATAGTGGAACAGACCTGTCCGTATCAGGATATTGATGGTAAGGATTTTTCAGCATTTCATTTATATGCTGAAAGCAATGGAGAAATCGCTGCTTATGTCAGAATCCTACCTCAGGGCATTTCCTACAATGAAGCGTCAATCGGCAGAGTACTGGTTTCTCAAAACTTCAGAAAACAGGCGCTTGGAAAAGCTGTTATGCAAAAAGCAATTGAATATATGAAAGTGGAGATGCAAGAAAAGAATATCCGAATTTCAGCTCAGGAATATCTGCTAAAATTCTATCAAGATCTTGGATTTAAACAAGTTTCAGCAATGTATCTGGAAGATGATATCCCACATATTGAGATGTTATGGTCTTATGAATAA
- a CDS encoding long-chain-fatty-acid--CoA ligase, with amino-acid sequence MLNLSIILEESAQRVAQKDAIIFGDNRISFSALNTAANQIANGLRSLGINKGDKVAISCPNLPYFPMVYYGILKTGAIVVPLNVLLKKDEVAYHLDNSDAKAYFCFEGTAELPISKEGYAGFEKTPTCEHFIMMSAKAGSPSPIKGVSTLSELMKNQSPEFDTEMTNPDDTAVILYTSGTTGKPKGAELSHFNIFSNAQASRDLLTMQNDDISLITLPLFHSFGQVVQMNAAVLKGITSVLVPRFDPETVLNLLVRHRVSIFCGVPTMYWALLNHPEADDYKDKLKETLRICAAGGSSLPVQVLKDFENKFQTTILEGYGLSETSPVATFNFMDKIRKPGSVGLPLWGVSVKVVDENGKETNTGQKGEILIKGLNVMKGYYKRPEASAKALDNGWLHTGDIGKMDEDGYLYIVDRVKDMIIRGGYNVYPREVEETLMNHPAISMAAVIGIPHEKHGEEVKACIVLKEGTNASESEILEWVKAEMASHKYPRVIDIRKTLPMNATGKILKTKLREEVENTAHHS; translated from the coding sequence ATGCTTAACCTTTCAATAATATTAGAAGAAAGTGCACAAAGGGTTGCCCAAAAAGATGCTATTATCTTTGGTGATAACCGAATCAGCTTTTCTGCACTTAATACAGCTGCCAACCAGATTGCCAATGGACTCAGAAGTTTGGGCATCAATAAGGGAGACAAAGTCGCCATTAGTTGTCCTAACCTTCCTTATTTCCCTATGGTCTATTATGGGATTTTGAAGACAGGTGCCATCGTTGTACCACTTAATGTCCTACTCAAAAAGGATGAAGTAGCTTATCACTTGGACAATAGCGATGCAAAAGCATATTTCTGTTTTGAAGGTACAGCTGAACTGCCTATCAGCAAAGAAGGTTATGCAGGGTTTGAAAAGACACCAACCTGTGAACACTTTATTATGATGTCTGCCAAAGCGGGTAGTCCATCACCAATCAAAGGAGTATCCACTTTGAGTGAATTGATGAAAAACCAATCACCAGAGTTTGATACGGAAATGACCAATCCAGATGACACTGCTGTCATTCTCTATACATCAGGAACAACAGGTAAACCAAAAGGGGCTGAGCTTTCTCACTTCAATATATTCTCAAATGCTCAAGCCTCCAGAGACCTGCTAACAATGCAGAACGATGACATTAGTCTCATAACCTTACCCCTATTCCATTCATTTGGGCAAGTGGTACAGATGAATGCTGCCGTACTAAAAGGAATCACTTCAGTATTGGTTCCTAGGTTTGATCCTGAAACAGTACTGAACCTACTTGTAAGACATCGTGTCAGCATATTCTGCGGTGTTCCTACCATGTATTGGGCGCTACTCAACCATCCAGAAGCCGACGACTATAAAGACAAACTGAAAGAAACCTTGAGAATCTGTGCTGCTGGCGGGTCCTCATTGCCAGTTCAAGTATTAAAGGACTTTGAGAACAAGTTTCAGACAACCATTCTGGAAGGGTACGGACTTTCAGAAACAAGTCCTGTCGCTACTTTCAACTTTATGGATAAGATCAGAAAGCCTGGATCGGTAGGATTACCACTTTGGGGTGTCAGTGTAAAGGTTGTAGATGAAAATGGCAAAGAAACCAATACTGGTCAAAAAGGTGAGATTTTGATCAAAGGCCTCAATGTAATGAAAGGTTACTACAAACGCCCTGAAGCTTCTGCTAAAGCTTTGGATAACGGTTGGCTACATACGGGAGATATTGGTAAAATGGACGAAGATGGATATCTCTATATTGTAGATAGAGTTAAGGATATGATCATTAGGGGTGGATACAATGTTTACCCTAGAGAAGTGGAAGAAACCCTTATGAACCACCCTGCCATTTCGATGGCTGCTGTTATTGGCATTCCTCATGAAAAGCATGGCGAGGAAGTAAAAGCCTGCATCGTACTGAAAGAAGGCACCAATGCATCTGAGTCTGAAATACTCGAATGGGTAAAAGCTGAAATGGCTTCTCATAAATACCCAAGGGTTATAGACATTAGAAAAACCCTGCCAATGAATGCTACAGGAAAGATTCTAAAAACAAAGCTCAGGGAAGAAGTAGAAAACACGGCACACCATTCCTGA
- a CDS encoding RNA recognition motif domain-containing protein has protein sequence MNIFVAKLHYDTTSEDLQEVFGAYGEVDSAKVIFDRETGMSRGFGFVEMPNDAEGFKAIEGLNETELNGRTIVVKKAKPREEYNNQSRRPSFRERF, from the coding sequence ATGAACATTTTTGTTGCAAAATTGCACTACGATACTACTAGCGAGGATCTGCAAGAAGTATTCGGTGCTTACGGTGAGGTTGATTCCGCAAAAGTTATCTTTGACAGAGAGACTGGTATGTCTCGCGGTTTCGGTTTCGTAGAAATGCCTAATGACGCTGAAGGTTTCAAGGCAATTGAAGGCCTGAATGAAACAGAACTGAATGGAAGAACAATTGTAGTGAAGAAAGCCAAGCCTAGAGAGGAATACAACAATCAAAGCAGAAGACCTTCATTTAGAGAGAGATTCTAA
- a CDS encoding tetratricopeptide repeat protein: MYTVVQNLIRAILLLVFIFNSIPLSAQNQLDFSGDNEAEKLVKEAMVCRANFELEQYRVMIDQALTVDHDNLMANFLKIDMDPFYASQHLNQFDELLANGNEDEQKLIKLWKNVSLSEQWKSERIAIRNLRPLLYELAKKYKGDPYLMMQLGVIAKRMNDVDKAIEIFQSILEGNNEMAPPYNMLGYIYMEQGQLDTAKKYFDKYLSLAPELANPYDSQGDYYMTKGDYAKALEMFEKSYSINPAMTISKEKAEQAKMKLKDAKK, from the coding sequence ATGTATACTGTAGTACAAAATTTAATCAGAGCAATATTGCTCTTGGTTTTCATTTTCAATTCAATTCCCCTATCAGCGCAAAACCAACTGGATTTTTCTGGTGACAACGAAGCAGAAAAACTAGTCAAAGAAGCAATGGTATGCAGAGCTAATTTTGAACTGGAGCAATACAGGGTCATGATTGACCAAGCTCTTACGGTAGACCATGATAATTTGATGGCTAACTTCCTGAAAATTGACATGGACCCGTTCTATGCATCTCAACATTTAAATCAATTTGATGAGTTGCTGGCTAATGGAAATGAAGATGAACAGAAACTCATAAAGCTATGGAAAAATGTAAGCTTGTCAGAGCAATGGAAAAGTGAACGCATTGCCATTAGAAACTTACGGCCACTCTTGTATGAACTCGCAAAGAAGTACAAAGGTGATCCATACCTAATGATGCAGCTGGGTGTAATTGCTAAACGTATGAATGACGTTGACAAAGCGATTGAAATTTTTCAGAGCATCTTAGAAGGCAACAATGAAATGGCGCCACCTTACAATATGTTGGGCTATATATATATGGAACAAGGACAGCTTGATACTGCCAAAAAATACTTTGATAAGTACCTGTCCTTAGCACCAGAACTTGCCAACCCCTATGACTCGCAAGGGGATTATTACATGACCAAAGGTGATTATGCCAAAGCATTGGAAATGTTTGAAAAATCGTATTCAATCAACCCTGCCATGACCATATCAAAAGAAAAAGCCGAACAAGCGAAAATGAAGTTGAAAGACGCAAAAAAATGA
- a CDS encoding tetratricopeptide repeat protein — protein MKTHLNIVLVISLLILCPLLLVAQDQMPLSGESDEATKLVREAMECRANAEIDKCEKLVDQALEADPNNLMANFMKMSLDSNYAVQNKGRLDDLMDQGNDDEKTLISLWRNTNEEKWGKTRGATVNVKEDIDNLSNKYEKDNYLQLQLAMIAMNNDQKDKCKSILESITERDKEFAPAHNLLGYVFMDEGKMDKAEEHFDKYIELAPDKANPYDSKGDYYMEQKDYKKACEMYEKAYKMDPTMDWSKEKAEKAKMQMEEDKK, from the coding sequence ATGAAAACACACCTAAACATCGTACTGGTAATTTCTCTTTTGATTTTATGTCCTCTCCTGTTGGTAGCACAGGACCAGATGCCGCTATCTGGTGAATCAGATGAAGCAACAAAATTGGTCAGAGAAGCAATGGAATGTAGAGCCAATGCTGAAATTGATAAGTGTGAGAAGCTAGTTGACCAGGCTCTTGAGGCTGACCCCAATAACTTAATGGCCAACTTCATGAAAATGAGTCTTGATTCAAACTACGCCGTTCAGAATAAAGGAAGATTAGACGATCTAATGGATCAGGGTAATGATGATGAAAAAACGCTAATCAGCTTGTGGAGAAACACAAACGAAGAGAAATGGGGTAAAACCAGAGGTGCAACTGTCAATGTCAAAGAGGATATTGACAACCTCTCCAACAAGTATGAAAAAGACAACTACCTGCAACTGCAATTGGCTATGATTGCTATGAACAACGACCAAAAGGATAAGTGCAAGAGCATTTTGGAATCTATTACCGAACGTGACAAAGAGTTTGCACCTGCTCACAACCTGCTTGGTTATGTATTCATGGATGAGGGTAAGATGGACAAAGCAGAAGAGCACTTTGACAAGTACATAGAGCTTGCTCCTGACAAGGCGAACCCATACGACTCCAAAGGGGACTATTACATGGAACAAAAAGATTATAAAAAGGCATGTGAGATGTATGAAAAGGCATACAAAATGGACCCTACAATGGACTGGTCAAAAGAGAAGGCAGAGAAAGCAAAAATGCAAATGGAAGAGGATAAAAAGTAA
- a CDS encoding tetratricopeptide repeat protein, with the protein MKKLISFIQILAMLWAIPVALYAQEEMPLSGSEEANRLVREAIECSSNVQMDRSKELVDQALELDKDNLMATMMKMSFDSVYASQNKSHFEDLLESSTNEDEQELAQVWKSTREDIWGTTRGPLKDVSATIDELSEKYQKDYIVQIQLAYFSFENEQYDQAKEIYQYLTESYKDKAAPHNMLGYIFMKEGKMDKAKKHFDKYIALAPDLANPYDSKGDYFMEEGDYKKACEMYEKAYEMDPSMEWSKEKAEKAKMKAEGKEKE; encoded by the coding sequence ATGAAAAAGCTTATAAGCTTCATTCAAATATTGGCAATGCTTTGGGCAATACCTGTTGCACTTTATGCCCAAGAAGAAATGCCTTTATCTGGAAGTGAAGAAGCAAACAGGTTAGTAAGAGAGGCAATTGAATGCAGCAGCAATGTGCAAATGGACAGGTCCAAAGAGTTAGTTGATCAAGCCTTGGAACTTGACAAAGACAACTTGATGGCAACCATGATGAAAATGAGTTTTGATTCTGTTTATGCTTCCCAAAATAAAAGCCACTTTGAGGATTTGCTCGAAAGCAGTACAAATGAAGATGAACAGGAACTTGCTCAAGTCTGGAAATCTACCCGAGAAGACATTTGGGGCACTACCCGTGGACCTCTAAAAGATGTCAGTGCTACGATAGATGAACTCTCAGAGAAATACCAAAAGGATTATATCGTTCAGATTCAGCTTGCCTATTTTTCATTTGAAAATGAACAGTATGATCAGGCAAAAGAGATTTACCAGTACCTTACAGAAAGCTACAAGGACAAGGCTGCACCCCACAATATGCTTGGCTATATCTTTATGAAAGAAGGGAAAATGGACAAAGCCAAAAAGCACTTTGACAAGTATATAGCACTTGCTCCTGACCTAGCCAATCCTTATGACTCCAAAGGGGATTACTTTATGGAAGAAGGAGATTACAAAAAAGCATGTGAGATGTATGAGAAAGCATATGAAATGGACCCTTCCATGGAGTGGTCTAAGGAAAAGGCAGAGAAAGCAAAAATGAAAGCGGAAGGAAAAGAGAAGGAGTAA
- a CDS encoding endonuclease MutS2, producing the protein MLYPRNLEEKIGFDKIREILKEKCSGEVGKQLVDKIRFSAKEDLIRKRVSQVDEFMKIMAGEDDFPVSNYIDVSRYLSKASLEGTFLLEEEMYDLKRAFTTLDECLNFFRGREKSEYPELIAISSTVEFDRQLLRELEAIIDDKGKVKSNASPELQRIRSRLNAEQASIRNKVESVLRNLKQRGFAKEDVNPTVREGRIVVPVAAEYKRQVKGFVHDASSSGQTVFIEPEELLNLNNEIKDLMLKERQEVVRILTKLTDKIRPEIPSLTRGNKYLGLMDFIRAKAKLAVELEAIKPDFVAEPKVEWYHVKHPLLVLSYKNTDRSVVAQNIKLDEEVGRIVLISGPNAGGKSVALKTVGLIQYMFQCGLLVPMVEGSKMGIFEDLFMDYGDEQSLENDLSTYSSHLTNMRHFLKKSSDKSLILIDEFGAGTEPELGGAIAEAILEQLNRQKAFGVITTHYANLKLYADKTEGLMNGAMRYDVENLQPLYKLEQGQPGSSFALEIAGKIGLPKKVVNIARHKAGRKKINMEQLLLDLESEKKTLREQNFQLKQKENQLKQLIDKYEHLKTRLETSKEKVMNKARIEAEKLLVTANKKIEHTIKEIRETQADKERAKKLRADIDSFKEKVKPEKLSEKTKEYEVIGGTITIGDKVKLKDQETFGEIMEINGKEARVMIGELESFIRLNRLVRISSKEYRKETRDRYSTTSAGANLHQKQVDFSPNLDLRGKRAEEVMFLLDDFMDTAIMLGQTSLRIVHGKGTGALREVVRNHLKTFGGIKNVSDEHPDRGGAGVTVITLR; encoded by the coding sequence ATGCTTTATCCGAGAAATTTAGAGGAGAAAATCGGATTCGATAAAATCCGTGAAATACTGAAAGAAAAATGTAGCGGTGAGGTTGGTAAGCAACTGGTTGACAAGATCAGGTTCAGCGCCAAAGAGGACCTTATTCGCAAAAGGGTTTCTCAGGTAGATGAATTCATGAAAATCATGGCAGGTGAAGATGACTTCCCTGTCAGTAACTATATTGACGTAAGCAGGTACTTAAGTAAAGCATCATTGGAAGGCACATTCCTTTTGGAAGAGGAAATGTATGACCTAAAACGTGCTTTCACTACACTGGACGAATGTCTCAATTTCTTTAGAGGAAGAGAAAAGAGTGAATACCCTGAACTGATTGCCATTAGTAGTACTGTTGAATTTGACAGACAACTTTTGCGTGAGCTTGAAGCGATCATCGATGACAAAGGAAAAGTCAAGAGTAATGCATCCCCTGAGTTGCAACGCATCAGGTCAAGACTAAATGCAGAACAGGCTAGTATTCGAAATAAAGTAGAAAGTGTACTTCGTAACCTGAAGCAAAGAGGGTTTGCTAAAGAAGATGTTAACCCTACAGTCCGTGAAGGAAGGATTGTGGTTCCTGTTGCGGCAGAATACAAGCGTCAAGTAAAAGGATTTGTCCATGATGCATCGTCATCAGGACAAACGGTTTTCATTGAACCTGAAGAACTGCTGAACCTCAATAACGAGATCAAGGACCTGATGTTGAAAGAGCGTCAGGAAGTGGTGAGGATTCTGACTAAACTCACTGATAAAATCCGCCCTGAAATCCCTAGCCTGACTAGGGGTAACAAATACTTAGGATTAATGGATTTTATCCGTGCCAAAGCTAAATTAGCGGTAGAACTTGAAGCCATCAAACCTGACTTTGTTGCTGAACCAAAAGTAGAGTGGTACCATGTAAAGCACCCTCTCCTTGTTTTGAGTTACAAAAATACTGACCGTTCCGTTGTAGCCCAAAACATCAAGCTTGATGAAGAAGTTGGCAGGATTGTACTGATTTCTGGCCCCAATGCAGGTGGTAAGTCCGTTGCATTGAAAACAGTCGGACTGATTCAGTACATGTTTCAGTGTGGACTGTTAGTACCGATGGTTGAAGGTTCCAAAATGGGTATTTTCGAAGACCTGTTTATGGACTATGGTGATGAGCAGTCTCTAGAAAATGACTTGAGTACGTATAGTTCTCACCTAACCAATATGCGTCACTTCCTCAAGAAATCATCCGACAAGAGTTTGATTTTGATTGATGAGTTTGGAGCAGGTACGGAACCAGAACTGGGTGGAGCCATTGCTGAGGCTATTTTGGAGCAGCTGAACAGGCAAAAGGCATTTGGTGTGATCACTACGCACTACGCCAACCTAAAACTCTACGCTGACAAGACAGAAGGGCTAATGAATGGTGCCATGCGCTATGATGTGGAAAACCTTCAGCCTCTTTACAAGTTGGAGCAAGGTCAGCCTGGTAGCTCGTTTGCACTGGAAATCGCAGGTAAGATCGGTCTTCCGAAAAAAGTGGTCAACATTGCCAGACACAAGGCTGGCCGTAAGAAGATCAACATGGAGCAATTGTTACTTGATCTTGAAAGCGAGAAAAAGACGCTTCGTGAGCAGAACTTTCAACTGAAGCAGAAAGAGAACCAACTAAAGCAGTTAATAGACAAATACGAGCACCTGAAAACAAGACTTGAGACCAGTAAGGAAAAAGTCATGAACAAAGCTCGAATTGAAGCGGAGAAACTCCTGGTAACTGCCAACAAAAAGATTGAGCATACCATCAAGGAGATTCGTGAGACACAAGCCGATAAGGAACGTGCAAAGAAACTCCGTGCGGATATTGACTCCTTCAAGGAAAAGGTAAAACCTGAAAAACTCTCTGAAAAGACCAAGGAATACGAAGTCATTGGCGGCACTATCACCATCGGTGACAAGGTGAAGCTAAAAGACCAAGAAACCTTTGGTGAAATCATGGAGATCAATGGCAAAGAAGCCAGAGTAATGATAGGTGAATTGGAATCTTTCATCAGGTTGAACCGACTTGTTCGTATCAGCTCAAAAGAGTATCGCAAAGAAACTCGTGACCGCTATTCAACAACAAGTGCAGGGGCTAACCTTCACCAAAAACAGGTGGACTTCTCTCCTAATCTTGACCTGAGAGGCAAAAGAGCTGAAGAAGTAATGTTCCTGCTTGATGACTTTATGGACACAGCTATCATGCTGGGTCAAACAAGTTTACGAATTGTCCATGGAAAAGGAACGGGTGCTTTGAGGGAAGTAGTCAGAAACCATCTGAAGACTTTTGGAGGTATCAAAAACGTTTCAGATGAACATCCGGACAGAGGTGGTGCAGGTGTAACAGTCATTACACTACGATAA